A genomic segment from Marmota flaviventris isolate mMarFla1 chromosome 7, mMarFla1.hap1, whole genome shotgun sequence encodes:
- the LOC114095450 gene encoding small ribosomal subunit protein uS8-like — protein sequence MVHVNILADALKSINNAEKRGKLQVLVRPSFKVIIWFLRVMMKHGYIGEFEIIDDHRAGKIVVSLTGRLNKCGVISPRFDVQLKDLEKCQNNLLASCQFGFIVLTISDGIMDHEEAR from the coding sequence ATGGTGCACGTGAATATCCTGGCTGATGCTCTCAAGAGCATCAATAATGCCGAAAAGAGAGGCAAACTCCAGGTCCTTGTTAGGCCGAGCTTCAAAGTCATCATCTGGTTTCTACGTGTGATGATGAAGCATGGTTACATTGGTGAATTTGAAATCATTGATGATCACAGAGCTGGGAAAATTGTCGTCAGTCTCACAGGCAGGTTAAACAAGTGTGGAGTGATCAGCCCCAGATTTGATGTGCagctcaaagacctagaaaaatgTCAGAATAATCTGCTCGCATCCTGTCAGTTTGGTTTCATTGTATTGACAATCTCAGATGGCATCATGGACCACGAAGAAGCAAGATGA